One genomic region from Nocardioides plantarum encodes:
- a CDS encoding thiopeptide-type bacteriocin biosynthesis protein, which translates to MTTTHHSDPSPAPYVGAWAAWHLHLGTAATSAGDRVLRETIEPAVVALGRPWFFIRYWQGGPHLRLRVAGLTAPEVATTTARLEESLRSSGTLRDGEAPLDAAAFSAEAARHAAAETGSDRVAGDVLAPGVHPSTYEPELQRYGGPALMVANEELFELSSQMVAAVLRSSPSRGQRAAAALRATVAAATTLGDAADHAVFYGIGQGAWRRWAEQFGYPAEVVGAASSVTPEALGGVPVHPRDHGPFAPWHEAVAGLVDDVLTTAPERHPGEIVSSQVHMTHNRLGLGILDELRTYALLARAFPSSVATG; encoded by the coding sequence ATGACGACCACCCACCACAGCGACCCGAGCCCCGCGCCGTACGTCGGCGCCTGGGCCGCCTGGCACCTCCACCTCGGCACGGCCGCGACCAGCGCCGGCGACCGGGTGCTGCGCGAGACGATCGAGCCCGCGGTCGTCGCGCTCGGCCGCCCGTGGTTCTTCATCCGCTACTGGCAGGGCGGGCCGCACCTGCGCCTGCGGGTCGCGGGTCTCACGGCCCCGGAGGTGGCGACGACGACGGCACGGCTCGAGGAGTCGTTGCGGTCCTCGGGGACGCTGCGCGACGGCGAGGCCCCGCTCGACGCCGCGGCCTTCAGCGCCGAGGCCGCCCGCCACGCCGCCGCCGAGACCGGGTCGGACCGGGTCGCCGGCGACGTACTGGCCCCCGGCGTGCACCCCAGCACCTACGAGCCCGAGCTCCAGCGCTACGGCGGCCCCGCCCTGATGGTGGCCAACGAGGAGCTCTTCGAGCTGTCCAGCCAGATGGTCGCCGCGGTCCTGCGCTCCTCGCCGAGCCGGGGACAGCGGGCCGCGGCCGCGCTCCGGGCCACCGTGGCCGCCGCGACCACGCTCGGCGACGCCGCCGACCACGCCGTGTTCTACGGCATCGGCCAGGGCGCCTGGCGCCGGTGGGCCGAGCAGTTCGGCTACCCCGCCGAGGTCGTGGGCGCGGCGTCGTCCGTCACGCCCGAGGCCCTCGGCGGCGTACCCGTCCACCCGCGCGACCACGGCCCGTTCGCCCCCTGGCACGAGGCGGTCGCCGGCCTGGTCGACGACGTGCTGACCACCGCTCCCGAGCGGCACCCCGGTGAGATCGTGTCGTCGCAGGTCCACATGACCCACAACCGGCTGGGCCTCGGCATCCTCGACGAGCTGCGGACCTACGCGCTGCTCGCCCGGGCGTTCCCGAGCAGCGTGGCCACCGGGTAG